The proteins below come from a single Syntrophorhabdaceae bacterium genomic window:
- a CDS encoding ABC transporter substrate-binding protein: protein MKKSVCFSVLFGAAFIFFLTCPFGHAADNIKVGIVDTYTGPATAFTQDVLDGFKLAVDKINARGGVLGRKIEYTTRDEK from the coding sequence ATGAAGAAATCGGTCTGTTTTTCTGTCCTTTTTGGCGCCGCATTCATCTTCTTCCTGACTTGTCCCTTCGGGCATGCAGCTGATAACATCAAGGTAGGCATTGTCGATACTTACACCGGCCCTGCGACCGCATTCACCCAGGATGTGCTGGACGGATTCAAGCTCGCCGTCGACAAGATCAATGCCAGAGGGGGAGTGCTCGGCAGAAAGATAGAGTACACGACGCGGGACGAAAAG
- a CDS encoding GntR family transcriptional regulator codes for MKQRILEEQLTIRKKVYHYIREKILTGAIAPNERLVETKIAGEIGTSRTPIREALHNLEIEKLVKSIPRVGYVVESMSAEDLEQICELREAIEVLAARRALERSHKRLAKELAANVTRQEQAIAAKNLNVYIDLDTKFHETIARLSGSDRVYELVQTLRRHMLRYSMYATRFVETALHSMEGHKTILRAIEKGDVDVLAQAIRDHLDKARNDIVHSVFSTEYEND; via the coding sequence ATGAAACAACGGATTCTTGAGGAACAGCTCACCATACGAAAAAAAGTGTACCACTATATCCGTGAAAAAATACTGACCGGCGCCATCGCCCCGAATGAGAGGCTGGTGGAGACGAAGATTGCCGGAGAGATCGGTACGTCGAGGACGCCGATAAGAGAGGCCCTCCACAATCTGGAGATAGAGAAACTGGTAAAATCGATCCCGAGGGTAGGATATGTGGTGGAGAGTATGAGCGCGGAGGACCTCGAGCAGATCTGCGAGCTTCGCGAGGCCATAGAAGTGCTGGCGGCGCGCAGGGCATTGGAGAGGTCCCATAAGAGGCTCGCAAAGGAGCTCGCCGCGAACGTGACGCGCCAGGAGCAGGCGATTGCCGCCAAAAATCTGAATGTCTATATAGATCTGGACACAAAATTTCATGAGACTATCGCGAGATTGAGCGGCAGCGATCGCGTGTATGAACTGGTGCAGACCTTACGGCGGCACATGCTGCGCTATAGTATGTATGCCACCCGCTTTGTAGAGACGGCGCTTCACTCCATGGAGGGTCATAAGACCATACTCCGGGCCATTGAAAAGGGTGATGTGGACGTCCTGGCCCAGGCGATCCGGGACCATCTCGACAAGGCACGAAACGACATCGTTCACAGCGTTTTCAGCACCGAATACGAGAATGACTAA